A stretch of Fusarium fujikuroi IMI 58289 draft genome, chromosome FFUJ_chr10 DNA encodes these proteins:
- a CDS encoding Fe(2+) transporter MMT1-like protein — translation MSNQTDKIAMSSVHTRAHVQGKDVEVQHDIDDPLGLSAHIKLESDMPRANTSRKRHLGLKKNHPLQEFYETQNQSIRAMLKSVEEHEQEVTDAHGANTLMYGICVKGSLVANIILSGLQLYGAISSSSLSLFTTMADSVFDPMSGIMLYMAHRAVNKVDPTKYPSGRARISTAGNIVFSFIMFSVSLVLIVMSARDLAAGSEEETNKFHLPSVIAVTVAFATKLGLFFLCWTVKDIYSQVDILWRDHRNDLFINGFGILTSVGGSKLKWWIDPMGAIILSVLIAGLWLHTAYDEFQLMIGVTADKDLLQLITYISMTHSPLIQQVDTVRAYYSGPRLVAEVDIVIDRNERVEVAHDVAEDLQIKLEKLPVIERAFVHIDYETSHKPEHYLKKLM, via the exons ATGTCCAACCAGACAGACAAGATCGCTATGAGTTCAGTTCATACTCGCGCTCATGTCCAAGGCAAGGATGTCGAGGTTCAACATGATATCGACGATCCTTTGGGTCTTTCCGCACACATCAAGCTCGAATCCGACATGCCCAGAGCCAATACCTCACGCAAACGTCATCTAGGCCTTAAGAAGAATCACCCGCTCCAGGAGTTCTATGAAACGCAGAATCAGAGCATCCGGGCAATGCTCAAGTCGGTAGAGGAGCACGAGCAGGAGGTTACAGACGCTCATGGCGCCAACACACTCATGTATGGCATCTGCGTCAAAGGTTCTTTGGTGGCCAACATCATACTCTCGGGTCTCCAGCTGTATGGCGCTATCTCATCCAGCTCCCTATCGCTTTTCACTACCATGGCCGACTCTGTCTTCGACCCCATGTCCGGCATCATGCTGTACATGGCACACCGGGCCGTCAACAAAGTCGATCCGACTAAATACCCCTCAGGCCGAGCCCGCATCTCGACCGCTGGCAATAtcgtcttttctttcatcaTGTTTTCCGTCTCGCTggtcctcatcgtcatgtcTGCTCGTGATCTCGCTGCCGGATCAGAGGAGGAGACTAACAAGTTTCATTTGCCCTCGGTCATTGCCGTGACTGTCGCCTTTGCTACCAAGCTGGGACTTTTCTTCCTGTGTTGGACTGTGAAAGACATCTATAGTCAAGTTGACATCCTCTGGCGCGATCATCGAAATGATCTCTTTATTAACGGCTTCGGTATTCTCACATCTGTCGGTGGCTCTAAACTGAAGTGGTGGATTGATCCGATGGGTGCCATCATCTTATCCGTTCTCATCGCTGGCCTCTGGCTCCATACTGCCTACGATGAGTTCCAACTAATGATCGGTGTCACTGCGGATAAGGATCTCTTACAACTTATCACATATATCT CTATGACGCACTCGCCGCTTATTCAACAGGTCGATACAGTCAGGGCCTACTATTCGGGCCCACGGCTTGTGGCAGAGGTCGACATAGTTATTGATCGCAATGAGCGAGTCGAAGTAGCACATGACGTGGCGGAGGATCTTCAGATTAAGCTAGAGAAGCTGCCCGTCATCGAACGTGCCTTTGTGCACATTGACTACGAAACTAGCCATAAGCCA GAGCATTATCTGAAAAAGCTCATGTAA
- a CDS encoding related to Metal tolerance protein 7 — MEEVSDPFDLTSRRRQDVTKEQIKNDYPQGDARLLRKYYTRQNKLIDQFLGVDDEERAQAEEEARVAGKIKFAVNASFVVNFCLFVIQLYAAISTGSLALFATAADAFMDLVSSFVMLITSWLAARPSIYKYPVGRTRIETIGVILFCALMTTVAVQLLIESARTLGTGKTESEELHLIPIIFVCVAIFSKASLMLYCMTYRKYPSVHVFFIDHRNDIAVNSFGLIMSVVGDKFIWYLDPIGAICIALLILFSWISNAFEQIWLLVGKAAPQEFIAKLIYMSITHDDQISMVETCRAYHAGQKYYVEVDIVMDEQTSLKISHDVAQSLQRKIEGLGDVERAFVHVDYECEHNIHEEHKPLYDRKA; from the exons ATGGAGGAAGTTAGCGACCCTTTTGACCTCACATCACGACGACGCCAAGACGTGACAAAAGAACAAATCAAGAATGACTATCCACAAGGCGATGCGCGATTGCTTCGAAAGTACTATACCCGACAGAACAAGCTTATAGACCAATTTCTTGGcgtcgacgatgaagagaggGCCcaggccgaagaagaggctcgAGTAGCGGGCAAGATTAAGTTTGCAGTCAACGCATCCTTTGTGGTCAacttttgcctttttgtcattcaaCTGTACGCCGCTATTTCGACGGGATCACTGGCG CTTTTTGCCACGGCAGCAGATGCTTTT ATGGATCTTGTGTCATCTTTTGTGATGCTCATCACCTCATGGCTAGCAGCGCGACCAAGCATCTACAAATATCCTGTC GGTCGGACGCGGATTGAAACAATTGGCGTCATCCTTTTCTGTGCCCTCATGACAACCGTCGCAGTCCAGCTTCTGATAGAATCGGCCAGAACATTGGGCACTGGCAAGACCGAGTCTGAGGAGCTACACTTAATACCCATTATATTTGTTTGTGTTGCTA TCTTCAGTAAGGCATCTCTCATGCTGTATTGCATGACGTACCGCAAGTATCCATCGGTTCATGTGTTCTTT ATCGACCACCGCAACGACATTGCTGTCAACAGTTTTGGCCTCATCATGTCGGTTGTAGGCGACAAGTTCATCTGGTACTTGGACCCTATCGGTGCTATCTGCATCGcacttctcatcctcttctcctggATCTCTAATGCATTTGAGCAAATATGGCTATTGGTCGGCAAGGCGGCGCCTCAGGAGTTCATCGCCAAGCTAATCTACATGAGCATAACACATGACGACCAGATCTCCATGGTCGAGACG TGCCGCGCGTATCATGCCGGGCAAAAGTACTatgttgaggttgacatAGTCATGGATGAACAAACATCCCTCAAGATTAGCCATGATGTTGCTCAGTCACTACAGCGAAAGATTGAAG GGCTTGGGGATGTTGAGCGGGCATTTGTACACGTCGATTATGAGTGTGAACACAACATTCACGAAGAACACAAGCCACTTTATGACAGGAAGGCTTAA
- a CDS encoding related to C6 transcription factor, producing the protein MDNDDPTQPEQTAQAPDAGLACNCCRKRKLRCSRETPICEHCRKTGQDCVYETKRARPGMKGGAIENVHKRLDTLERTISKQQKELENLRDKEASTTQASSQQEAVDRQSLLSSLAREICKLGNPTLTASPEASIDSTCKRRRTEKHVGYRERSQYAVNQPGLPDDAILDLVIDAYFRQIHPWIPMIHEARFRQRRQDHGDDRCLLPVLQAMMLSASYHVPRRDIAEIAQSLIDDQEAVRDWVVSKATKSLTVENLQALIIICFRDIGDGEECRAWSLIGALTRMAGYLQLTIESEEADRSSFSQPNTSLNPPQGWTEAEERRRVFWCVFNLDRFCSFTTGWNTSLTSDDVNRRLPCDGISWRKEESVSTPYFGIWDKSAARIGNPIAFLPSHSATVPATTDEGGFTPSEATASPGAAASSVDMSTVGAFAYCIEATESLSRVTSYFLQQKVNIKDHNDLSGWLTRFKELDVRLVHWKMLLPKKWKVNIAQQSSRMDPNLTLAHVTHNASMILLHQPIAFPPLNWTFRTRLPSFCSLDTCQAAAIEIATITNHYLQIAEHIGPLNNQYSFCVYLAARVLLLLWRCHATESLSSEFWVLIQNLETMAERWAGPHQLGPKENLASKYQAVLVDLHTRCVREASFNINPSAYTTEVNHSRSISKLLNAAPRFQGHQLARHPAEENGGPSFTGNVSANAYYPGTTSSIANDQEGQSCSVGSGDLGMISQMLLDTEFIDMDRIISFDDGIFGTEHESGCF; encoded by the exons ATGGATAACGACGACCCCACTCAGCCGGAGCAGACTGCTCAAGCCCCCGATGCAGGGCTTGCTTGCAACTGCTGTCGGAAACGTAAGCTTCGATGCTCACGGGAGACGCCAATCTGCGAACACTGTCGCAAGACAG GACAAGATTGCGTCTACGAGACAAAGCGCGCCAGACCTGGCATGAAAGGCGGCGCCATCGAAAACGTGCACAAACGGCTTG ATACATTGGAACGGACGATCTCAAAACAACAGAAAGAGTTAGAAAACCTTCGCGACAAAGAGGCATCAACTACTCAGGCGAGCTCACAACAAGAAGCTGTAGATAGACAGAGTCTACTATCCTCTCTTGCCCGCGAGATATGCAAACTCGGCAATCCTACTCTTACCGcttctccagaagcttctATTGATTCGACATGTAAACGTCGTCGAACAGAAAAACATGTCGGGTATCGAGAAAGGTCTCAGTATGCCGTCAATCAGCCAGGTTTACCCGATGATGCCATCCTAGATCTGGTCATAGACGCGTACTTTCGGCAGATACACCCATGGATTCCAATGATACACGAGGCCCGATTTCGCCAAAGACGTCAAGATCATGGGGACGACCGATGTCTGCTCCCTGTCCTCCAAGCCATGATGTTAAGTGCCTCGTATCATGTTCCCAGGAGAGACATCGCCGAAATAGCACAGAGTCTCATTGACGACCAAGAAGCTGTGAGAGACTGGGTGGTATCCAAAGCTACCAAGAGTCTGACAGTGGAGAACCTACAGGCCCTAATAATTATTTGTTTTCGCGAT ATTGGTGACGGAGAGGAGTGTCGAGCTTGGTCACTCATCGGTGCTTTGACTCGTATGGCTGGATATCTCCAACTCACAATAGAAAGCGAGGAAGCAGACCGCTCTTCATTTTCTCAACCAAATACTTCCCTAAATCCGCCACAAGGATGgacagaagctgaagagagaagaagagtcttCTGGTGTGTCTTCAACCTAGATCGATTCTGCTCCTTCACCACAGGCTGGAATACTAGCCTTACCTCAGATGATGTAAACCGCCGATTGCCCTGTGACGGAATATCATGGAGGAAAGAAGAGTCTGTATCGACCCCATACTTTGGGATTTGGGATAAATCAGCCGCACGCATTGGAAACCCCATCGCGTTTCTCCCTTCACATTCTGCCACTGTACCGGCTACCACTGATGAAGGTGGTTTTACACCTTCCGAAGCAACGGCATCACCGGGAGCAGCAGCGTCTTCTGTTGATATGTCGACAGTCGGGGCTTTTGCGTATTGTATCGAGGCAACCGAGTCATTGAGTCGCGTCACGAGTTATTTCCTCCAGCAGAAAGTTAATATCAAGGATCACAATGATCTCAGTGGTTGGCTCACTCGCTTTAAGGAGCTTGACGTACGACTGGTACACTGGAAGATGCTCCTCCCCAAGAAATGGAAAGTGAATATTGCTCAGCAATCGTCAAGGATGGATCCAAACCTTACGCTAGCGCATGTCACGCACAATGCATCTATGATACTACTCCATCAGCCCATCGCCTTTCCTCCTCTAAACTGGACTTTCCGAACAAGACTACCAAGTTTCTGTAGCCTCGATACTTGCCAAGCGGCTGCTATCGAGATCGCCACCATAACGAATCATTACTTGCAGATTGCTGAGCATATAGGGCCTCTCAATAATCAATATTCTTTTTGTGTATACCTTGCGGCCAGAGTTCTGCTTTTACTTTGGCGGTGTCATGCAACTGAATCTTTATCATCCGAGTTCTGGGTATTGATACAAAACCTAGAGACCATGGCTGAACGATGGGCGGGGCCCCATCAGCTCGGGCCTAAGGAGAATCTTGCATCCAAGTATCAGGCTGTTCTTGTTGACTTGCATACTCGATGCGTTCGAGAAGCATCTTTCAATATCAACCCTTCGGCTTATACAACAGAGGTTAATCACTCTCGGTCAATCTCAAAACTATTGAATGCGGCTCCGAGATTTCAAGGTCATCAACTCGCTAGACATCCAGCTGAAGAGAATGGGGGACCCTCATTCACGGGGAATGTATCAGCCAACGCGTACTACCCTGGTACGACTTCTAGCATAGCCAATGaccaagaagggcaaagcTGTAGTGTAGGAAGCGGAGATTTGGGGATGATTTCCCAGATGCTCCTTGATACCGAGTTTATTGATATGGATCGCATTATTagctttgatgatggcatctttGGCACTGAACACGAGAGCGGGTGCTTCTGA
- a CDS encoding related to RTM1 protein, producing the protein MANRVYSSVEAIAFVSRAVSARESPNYTFGPCVVQNLLLLLGPTCYAASIYMGLGRYIRKLEGEQFSLLKPNWLTKVFLVGDIVSIALQAVDGGKFVKVDTADNETTVESVVTAGIMVQLVFFTLFIALATSFHFLFLNKSLVQPYGWQKFMVVISVASALILVRSLFRMIEYVEGRDGELQSKEVYIYALDAIPMAIEHAELFSPDKLDWRIVIVKDVRDSDFPNPEYVSLSRLGIAFLAHHVIVDGMSAVTFHSSL; encoded by the exons ATGGCTAACAGAGTCTACTCATCAGTCGAGGCCATCGCTTTTGTTAGTCGCGCAGTCAGTGCCCGGGAGTCGCCGAACTACACCTTTGGTCCTTGTGTTGTACAGaatttacttcttcttctgggacCCACATGCTATGCTGCATCCATCTACATGGGTCTGGGACGATACATCCGAAAATTGGAGGGGGAGCAGTTCTCGTTGCTTAAGCCGAACTGGCTGACGAAAGTCTTCCTCGTTGGCGACATAGTATCAATTGCGCTGCAAGCGGTTG ATGGTGGAAAGTTCGTCAAGGTTGACACCGCAGACAACGAGACGACAGTAGAAAGCGTTGTAACTGCTGGCATAATGGTACAGCTCGTGTTTTTCACCCTCTTTATTGCGCTGGCGACATCGTTCCACTTCCTATTTCTCAACAAGTCTCTAGTACAGCCTTACGGCTGGCAAAAGTTCATGGTCGTCATTTCCGTAGCAAGCGCACTCATCCTCGTACGATCGCTTTTTCGAATGATTGAGTACGTTGAAGGACGTGATGGAGAGCTGCAATCTAAAGAGGTGTATATCTATGCCCTCGATGCAATTCCCATGGCTATT GAGCATGCTGAGTTGTTTTCTCCTGATAAACTAGACTGGAGAATTGTTATAGTGAAGGATGTCCGCGACTCGGATTTTCCAAATCCCGAGTATGTGTCACTCTCGAGGCTAGGTATCGCGTTTCTCGCCCATCACGTCATTGTTGATGGTATGAGCGCCGTCACCTTTCATTCCTCACTATAA
- a CDS encoding related to glucuronyl hydrolase yields the protein MIPLLQDTSIAASKPFVATAKRGDMICSDSSASSTIEYEHASLSETSWSEEAAESSHERPALHKVLSDLFDENILAKPYRAASRVLQGFDPAHHGFPEIVPQQGPKLGRWEIREPEFWTCGFFPGILYTLLERSIRYPRSIRAGSPGHGSSMITRGHLLPLCKSWSEPLHAMASRTDTHDIGFIIMPALRRDFELFGSERSLGSIIQAAHNLATRYVLAAGAIRSWDCLLKKDITITDMENNLLTIIDSMCNLDLLFYAAAQTGEQRLADIASSHATTLLKTHLRQETASSTLKSGYQGQLYSTCHVANIDPKTGDLKWRRTAQGYTDDSTWSRGQAWAILGYAQTYNWTKKERFLDAACGCAEYFLHRLETSPSCVELPVQCSSGHKSARRGRHVPLWDFDAPIENPREPLRDSSAGVIAANGMLLISQALAGLGRYTLSGHFFDASIEIVKDTLDVCLATEKVVMTTSEDGGKSIKVEDTVSGTTFDALLKNGTANNNENAKRRYANHGLVYGDYYLVEVGNLLLSMGLA from the coding sequence ATGATTCCATTACTACAAGACACCTCAATTGCAGCTAGCAAACCATTTGTAGCTACTGCCAAACGTGGTGACATGATATGCAGCGATTCGTCTGCATCATCCACGATCGAGTATGAGCATGCATCTTTGAGTGAAACCTCATGgtcagaagaagcagcagaaAGCAGTCATGAGAGACCTGCTCTACACAAAGTTCTATCAGATCTTTTTGATGAGAATATCCTTGCCAAACCCTATCGTGCAGCGAGTAGGGTCTTGCAAGGCTTTGACCCGGCACACCATGGTTTCCCCGAAATCGTGCCCCAGCAAGGCCCGAAGCTAGGGCGATGGGAAATTCGCGAACCTGAGTTCTGGACATGTGGTTTTTTCCCGGGAATACTGTACACGTTGCTCGAGCGATCCATCAGATACCCGAGATCGATCAGGGCCGGCAGCCCCGGACACGGATCATCCATGATTACCAGGGGCCATTTACTCCCGTTATGCAAGTCATGGTCTGAGCCACTTCATGCCATGGCTAGCAGAACAGACACCCACGACATTGGCTTTATCATCATGCCGGCCCTCCGGAGAGACTTTGAACTATTCGGAAGTGAAAGAAGTTTAGGTTCTATCATACAAGCAGCTCACAACTTGGCTACCCGTTATGTGTTAGCTGCTGGTGCCATTCGCAGCTGGGACTGCCTTCTGAAGAAGGACATCACCATCACAGATATGGAGAACAATCTACTAACCATCATTGATAGCATGTGCAATCTTGACCTGTTATTCTATGCTGCTGCACAGACGGGTGAACAGAGACTCGCTGACATTGCTTCATCCCATGCAACAACATTATTGAAGACGCATCTTCGACAAGAGACTGCGAGTTCAACTCTCAAGAGCGGATATCAGGGGCAACTCTACTCAACTTGTCATGTTGCCAACATTGACCCCAAAACAGGAGATTTGAAATGGCGACGGACAGCCCAGGGCTATACCGATGATTCGACATGGTCGAGGGGTCAAGCGTGGGCTATCCTTGGTTATGCACAGACTTACAACTGGACCAAAAAGGAAAGGTTCCTTGACGCAGCTTGCGGATGCGCCGAGTACTTCCTACATAGACTAGAGACATCCCCTTCTTGTGTCGAGCTTCCGGTTCAGTGCAGTTCAGGACACAAAAGCGCTCGCCGAGGGCGACATGTGCCGCTCTGGGACTTCGATGCGCCCATTGAGAATCCTCGAGAGCCTCTTCGTGATTCATCAGCTGGTGTCATTGCTGCCAATGGAATGTTATTGATATCTCAGGCGCTTGCTGGGTTGGGAAGATACACGTTGTCAGGCCACTTCTTCGACGCATCTATTGAAATCGTCAAGGACACGTTGGATGTTTGTCTCGCTACCGAGAAAGTCGTGATGACCACCTCTGAAGACGGTGGAAAGTCCATCAAAGTGGAAGATACTGTCTCGGGGACCACGTTTGATGCTCTTTTGAAGAATGGGACAGCTAACAACAATGAAAACGCCAAGAGACGATATGCAAACCACGGACTGGTATATGGAGATTACTATCTTGTCGAGGTCGGAAACCTTCTTCTAAGTATGGGTCTGGCCTAG
- a CDS encoding related to transporter protein codes for MNSQSRTNDRPEIQSRNEEVETRPDVAGSPEEIPEPVIKNGVVVSSATKPEAKSVWLAWLYIFNWYPGHYSKEEKRLLRKLDRTILPLICSMYFIKWLDQSNINNAYNSGMKEELNLKGIEYNLFSTFYNIGYLVMEIPCMLLISRPKYARWVLPICETLWSIITFIQCRNKSAPMIYGMRFLMGLFETPAATGSLYVLSSWYRSDEVFKRAGVWYVSSNIGAMFGGYMQAAAHAGLDGKGGMAGWRWVFIIDGIISLPIAIAGFFLYPGVPTSPRVWWLSEDDQKLAQARMQDDGMRKSKKIGKKMLKRVFRKWHFYIAVGTYVCFQLTTWVAGQMIVWVKSTGQYSVEMINVLPTGVQALAIVVGITVPSFVMVYPIWVPFCFAGTVLLFCHSTLLVWNIPLGLHFAAYFLLGMSSCITPMLFPWVHLIMKDDNEARSFTTGAMMTVGWAFFTWYNVVAFPITQGQFLWRRDIKAGLYKRAIEEEENEEAENEKLGSDSLDDKATNQHVGQAHVEDKNAEDERIKEIK; via the exons ATGAACTCTCAATCGAGGACCAACGATAGGCCCGAGATCCAGTCCAGGAATGAGGAGGTCGAGACTCGCCCAGATGTCGCTGGTAGCCCCGAAGAGATCCCTGAGCCAGTAATCAAGAATGGGGTTGTCGTCAGTTCGGCGACCAAGCCCGAGGCCAAGAGTGTCTGGCTCGCCTGGCTCTACATCTTCAATTGGTACCCTGGTCATTAcagcaaggaggagaagcgacTTCTCAGAAAGCTAGATCGTACCATTCTGCCCCTGAT TTGTTCTATGT ACTTCATCAAGTGGCTTGACCAGTCCAATATTAACAATGCTTATAACTCGGGTATGAAAGAAGAGCTTAATCTCAAAGGGATCGA GTACAACTTATTCTCTACCTTCTATAACATAGGCTACCTGGTGATGGAGATTCCCTGCATGCTGCTCATTTCTCGTCCCAAATACGCTCGTTGGGTTCTGCCCATCTGCGAAACTCTCTGGTCCATTATTACCTTCATTCAGTGCCGGAATAAGAGCGCACCGATGATCTATGGCATGCGATTCCTTATGGGGCTGTTCGAAACTCCTGCTGCTACTGGCTCTTTATACGTTCTTTCATCCTGGTATCGGTCTGATGAGGTGTTCAAACGTGCTGGAGTCTGGTATGTTTCGAGCAATATCGGTGCCATGTTTGGTGGCTACATGCAAGCTGCCGCTCATGCCGGTCTCGACGGGAAGGGAGGCATGGCGGGCTG GCGCTGGGTCTTTATCATTGATGGCATAATTTCCCTACCTATTGCTATTGCCGGCTTTTTTCTCTATCCAGGTGTGCCTACTAGTCCTCGTGTCTGGTGGCTCAGTGAAGACGACCAAAAGCTTGCTCAAGCACGTATGCAAGACGatgggatgaggaagagcaagaagattggcaagaagatgctgaagcGTGTCTTCCGTAAGTGGCACTTTTACATCGCTGTCGGCACCTATGTCTG CTTTCAACTGACTACTTGGGTTGCCGGCCAGATGATTGTCTGGGTAAAGTCTACTGGCCAGTACTCTGTGGAGATGATTAACGTCCTACCAACTGGAGTCCAAGCACTGGCCATTGTGGTTGGTATCACTGTACCTTCGTTTGTTAT GGTATATCCGATTTGGGTGCCTTTTTGTTTCGCAGGAACtgtccttctcttctgcCACTCGACCCTTTTAGTTTGGAACATTCCTCTCGGTTTACATTTTGCTGCATATTTCCTCCTTGGCATGAGTTCTTGCATTACCCCCATGCTTTTCCCCTGGGTGCATCTAATCATGAAGGACGACAATGAAGCAAGGAGCTTTACTACTGGTGCCATG ATGACTGTCGGCTGGGCCTTCTTCACCTGGTATAACGTTGTCGCGTTCCCCATCACCCAAG GTCAATTTCTCTGGAGACGGGATATCAAAGCTGGCCTGTATAAGAGGGCtattgaagaagaggagaatgaagaggcagagaatGAGAAGCTTGGGTCAGACAGTTTGGATGATAAGGCTACTAATCAACATGTTGGACAGGCTCACGTTGAGGACAAGAACgccgaggatgagaggatCAAGGAGATAAAGTAA